A genomic stretch from Camelus ferus isolate YT-003-E chromosome 17, BCGSAC_Cfer_1.0, whole genome shotgun sequence includes:
- the LOC102519592 gene encoding uncharacterized protein LOC102519592, whose amino-acid sequence MEVTKKVGDPDPSGPQGQPLAGSQQLGGGLRGSQGPWINSGSVYLRQGLSLSTEAITDGAYGPASQTHTPKPTHQQLQDPAEVSSQCGCEQASQDALTLSSTSPFPSPVVGAQTHLIMENRTLALPVCTRSDGTSDMAQHGLCCSRLQVQISGEGKAPAKVLVGWGRGPCSPDQIAPMGIRKSRWLPYFLPGEDGSAAAQVPLLAPVQDQGQDKCPCPTQAPPASTQANIPALDTTPVSVAVETYTCNLDPLTNTNAITKDLSQDLLPRNYGNQWSIYSESSKGVTSCQDKVNFHSQDEPPTPAPTPNQSPDQAQELEVARRLVLPKQPENQLEKPLVCTSRPSSPKPGSGPLGTPKSQRGSQEICSSQPYQQPFNVCDNTCSNVPLSAHQVNYHKQSPAETPREAMQIPLSSAPTCQLQDAVEDRVLVFDMATGNTRMGLLCHDPMGSPAVLVGLMPSHSSIRASENLLSTRPLAMPILSPDSNRSSLWSTTPMVSSPVPSSLSSGSYREVALVPKEARVNLESVDSPGTETPIRMGMLTGPIPLGMPLQFGERTLSHAHGPGWSKPDAEKNEASHTIWMLDASRMQDTSMVQAKKLQWMNSEQSPEYVPPAKTQDVPRPQLQKDVGSNSQKEVITPHPDHPQVQDAGQGPLGGQPPLAEQCTLARQPPSTSQPPSAEHCPHTRQTYLSGQPPLAEQAPSTKRTCLPGQPPLPGTPNGRQLSLTGQPPFSQVPPTSTVPTLSRGPPATREPGQASTLCQEHEPLGHRTHVGVVRVPLPPEETCVSVNREKVGASATQSSSTHQLSSWQPGCSPRAQEAQLSLIPFTTSGTGCKVLPMAMVGPEPQGPRFKLTAEDITHSPVVAHLGLLRGACYELVPTANTLPVQSPVLCRHSLGPYQDMAAVVIDTGTGFTKCGLAGEDHVLSVVPSRVQLLQHPVQSQPRYAVPEKREGSYSVLNRGVVSDWDALEVLWQHLFYCRLGVRPEELAVLVADSPISPRTNREKVAEILFERFHVPAMQTVHQALLALYAYGRTTGLVLGSGHGTSYVAPIITGDLAPLDTYRLDVAGADLTEYLAQLLLASGHSPPKAELVNQIKEACCYVAMDMTAEMARAQAQARVDFVLPDKQVITLGSERFCCPEALFQPNLLGFNQPGLPQLALLSISRLETKQQEQLLANVVLDGGSTLLNGFPERLRQELGPCATVLGSPHRAVAAWLGGSIMVSRDSFQSLWLSRHEYEEEGPWAIYKHHL is encoded by the coding sequence TGGGGCCTATGGCCCAGCCTCCCAGACCCACACCCCCAAGCCCACTCACCAGCAACTCCAGGACCCTGCTGAGGTTAGCTCCCAATGTGGCTGTGAGCAGGCCTCCCAGGATGCCCTGACCCTCTCCTCCACTAGCCCGTTTCCAAGCCCCGTCGTGGGAGCCCAAACACATCTCATCATGGAGAACAGGACCCTGGCCTTACCTGTGTGCACGCGCAGTGACGGTACCAGTGACATGGCCCAGCATGGACTCTGCTGCTCCCGGCTTCAGGTGCAGATTTCGGGGGAGGGCAAGGCTCCAGCTAAAGTTCTAGTAGGCTGGGGCAGAGGCCCCTGCAGCCCTGATCAGATAGCCCCAATGGGCATTAGAAAGAGCCGGTGGCTACCCTATTTTCTTCCAGGGGAGGATGGCTCAGCTGCAGCCCAAGTTCCTCTTCTGGCCCCAGTGCAAGATCAGGGCCAGGACAAGTGTCCATGTCCAACTCAGGCTCCTCCAGCTTCAACTCAGGCAAATATTCCAGCTCTGGATACAACCCCAGTATCAGTAGCAGTTGAAACTTACACCTGCAACCTCGACCCCCTGACTAATACTAATGCCATCACCAAGGACCTGTCCCAAGACCTCTTGCCCAGGAATTATGGCAATCAATGGTCAATCTACTCGGAGTCTTCCAAAGGGGTCACATCCTGCCAGGACAAAGTGAATTTCCATTCTCAGGATgagcctcccaccccagcacccacTCCAAATCAGTCCCCAGACCAGGCCCAGGAGCTCGAGGTTGCCAGAAGGCTTGTGTTACCCAAGCAGCCTGAAAACCAACTGGAGAAGCCCCTGGTCTGTACCTCCAGGCCAAGCAGCCCAAAACCAGGCTCAGGGCCCCTAGGGACCCCCAAGTCCCAGAGGGGTAGCCAGGAGATCTGCAGCTCTCAGCCATATCAGCAGCCCTTCAATGTTTGCGACAACACCTGCTCCAATGTGCCCCTGTCTGCCCACCAAGTAAACTACCACAAGCAGTCCCCAGCAGAGACTCCCAGGGAAGCCATGCAGATACCCCTCTCCAGTGCCCCTACCTGTCAGCTCCAGGATGCTGTAGAAGACCGTGTGCTGGTGTTTGATATGGCCACAGGCAATACCAGGATGGGGCTACTGTGCCATGACCCCATGGGCTCACCCGCAGTGCTGGTGGGCCTCATGCCCAGCCACTCATCCATCCGTGCCTCTGAAAATCTTCTGTCTACCCGGCCATTGGCCATGCCCATTCTCTCCCCTGACAGCAATCGCTCCAGCCTCTGGTCTACCACGCCCATGGTGTCCAGCCCTGTGCCCTCTAGCCTTTCATCTGGAAGCTACCGAGAGGTGGCCCTGGTTCCCAAGGAGGCCAGGGTCAACCTGGAGTCAGTGGACTCCCCTGGTACTGAGACACCCATCAGGATGGGGATGCTCACTGGGCCTATTCCACTGGGGATGCCCCTCCAATTTGGAGAGAGGACACTTAGCCATGCCCATGGTCCTGGCTGGTCCAAACCTgatgctgaaaaaaatgaagctagtCACACCATCTGGATGCTGGATGCCTCCAGGATGCAGGATACCTCTATGGTCCAGGCCAAGAAATTGCAGTGGATGAActcagagcagagcccagagtATGTACCACCAGCCAAAACCCAGGATGTGCCCAGACCCCAGCTCCAGAAGGATGTAGGCAGCAACAGTCAGAAAGAGGTCATTACTCCTCATCCTGACCACCCTCAGGTCCAAGATGCTGGGCAGGGTCCCCTCGGTGGTCAGCCCCCACTAGCCGAACAGTGTACCCTAGCCAGACAGCCCCCTTCAACCAGTCAGCCTCCTTCTGCAGAGCACTGTCCCCACACCAGGCAGACCTACCTTTCGGGACAGCCACCCCTAGCTGAGCAGGCCCCCTCCACCAAGCGGACTTGCCTTCCTGGTCAGCCCCCTCTTCCTGGGACACCTAATGGCAGGCAGCTTTCTCTCACTGGGCAGCCTCCCTTTTCCCAAGTGCCTCCCACCTCCACTGTGCCTACCCTCTCAAGAGGGCCCCCTGCCACTAGGGAACCTGGTCAGGCCTCCACCTTGTGCCAGGAACATGAGCCCTTGGGCCACCGTACCCACGTGGGGGTGGTTCGGGTGCCCCTGCCCCCTGAGGAGACCTGTGTCTCTGTGAACAGAGAAAAAGTTGGTGCCAGTGCTACTCAAAGCTCCAGCACACATCAGCTCTCATCCTGGCAACCTGGCTGCTCCCCCAGGGCCCAAGAGGCACAGCTGTCCCTGATCCCATTCACCACATCTGGCACTGGTTGCAAGGTCTTGCCCATGGCTATGGtgggccctgagccccagggtcCCCGGTTCAAGCTGACAGCTGAGGACATTACACACTCACCAGTGGTCGCACACCTTGGTCTGCTCCGAGGGGCCTGCTATGAGCTGGTGCCCACCGCGAACACCCTGCCAGTGCAGTCCCCAGTGCTCTGCCGCCACTCTCTGGGCCCCTACCAGGACATGGCAGCTGTGGTGATCGACACAGGCACAGGCTTCACCAAGTGTGGACTGGCTGGAGAAGACCATGTCCTGAGTGTAGTGCCCTCACGCGTACAGCTGCTCCAGCACCCGGTTCAGAGCCAGCCCAGGTATGCAGTGCCTGAGAAACGAGAGGGCTCTTACTCAGTGCTGAATCGAGGAGTGGTCTCCGACTGGGATGCGCTGGAGGTGCTGTGGCAGCACCTGTTCTACTGCAGGCTGGGTGTGCGGCCCGAGGAGCTGGCGGTGCTGGTAGCTGACTCACCCATCTCACCGCGCACCAACCGAGAAAAGGTAGCTGAAATACTCTTTGAGCGTTTCCATGTGCCAGCCATGCAGACGGTGCATCAGGCCCTGCTGGCGCTCTATGCTTATGGGCGCACCACTGGGCTGGTGCTGGGCAGTGGCCATGGCACTTCCTATGTGGCGCCCATCATCACTGGGGATCTGGCCCCACTGGACACCTACCGGCTGGATGTGGCTGGTGCTGACCTCACTGAATACCTGGCTCAGCTGTTGTTGGCAAGTGGCCACTCACCACCCAAGGCAGAGCTGGTCAACCAGATTAAAGAGGCTTGCTGCTATGTGGCCATGGACATGACAGCCGAGATGGCCcgtgcccaggcccaggcccgggTGGACTTTGTGCTTCCAGACAAGCAGGTCATCACGCTGGGCTCTGAGCGCTTCTGCTGCCCCGAGGCCCTCTTCCAGCCCAATCTGCTAGGCTTCAATCAGCCAGGCCTCCCACAACTAGCCCTCCTAAGTATTAGCCGGCTGGAGACCaagcagcaggagcagctgctGGCTAATGTGGTGCTGGACGGTGGTAGCACCCTGTTGAATGGCTTTCCTGAACGCCTGAGACAGGAACTGGGCCCTTGTGCCACTGTACTGGGCTCTCCGCACCGTGCTGTTGCTGCTTGGCTCGGAGGTTCCATCATGGTGTCCCGAGACTCCTTCCAGAGCCTGTGGCTCAGCCGCCATGAGTACGAGGAGGAGGGCCCATGGGCCATCTACAAGCACCATCTGTGA
- the TRAIP gene encoding E3 ubiquitin-protein ligase TRAIP produces MPIRALCTICSDFFDHSRDVAAIHCGHTFHLQCLIQWFETAPSRTCPQCRIQVGKRTIINKLFFDLAQEEESVLDAEFLKNELDNTRALLSQKEKEKRDSQVIIDTLRDTLEERNATVESLQKALDKAEMLCSTLKKQMKYLEQQQDETKQAREEARRLRSKMKTMERIELLLQSQRPEVEEMIRDMGVGQSAVEQLAVYCVSLKKEYENLKEARKASGELTDKLKKDLFSSRNKLQTVCSELDQAKLELKSAQKDLQSADKEIVSLKKKLTVLQETLNLPPVDSETVNRLVFESPAPVEMLNLKLRRPAFGDDIDLNATFNVDTPPGQPSSTQRGHAKRLFPEKSHSPVHDVFKKIPKGSKKESQLSLGGQRCLGEPDEELAGAFPVFIRNAVLGQKQPKRARAEPCRSTDAVRTGFDGLGGRTKFIQPTDTTLIRPLPIKPKPKARAKQRVGTKTVLSPFQAKLDTFLWQ; encoded by the exons ATGCCCATTCGTGCGCTGTGCACCATCTGCTCCGACTTCTTCGACCACTCCCGTGACGTGGCCGCCATCCACTGCGGCCATACCTTCCACTTACAGTG CCTAATTCAGTGGTTCGAGACAGCACCAAGTCGGACCTGCCCACAGTGCCGAATCCAG GTCGGCAAAAGAACCATTATCAATAAGCTCTTCTTTGACCTTGCCCAAGAGGAGGAGAGTGTCTTAGATGCAGAATTCTTAAAG AATGAACTGGATAATACTAGAGCCCTGCTTTCCCAGAAAG agaaggaaaaacGAGACAGCCAGGTCATCATTGACACTCTGCGGGACACGCTGGAAGAGCGCAATGCCACTGTGGAGTCCCTGCAGAAGGCCTTAGACAAGGCCGAGATGCTGTGCTCCACCCTCAAG AAGCAGATGAAGTACTTGGAGCAACAGCAGGATGAGACCAAACAAGCACGGGAGGAGGCCCGCCGACTCCGGAGCAAGATGAAGACTATGGAGCG GATTGAGCTCCTACTCCAGAGCCAGCGGCCCGAGGTGGAGGAGATGATCCGAGACATGGGTGTGGGACAGTCAGCAGTGGAGCAACTGGCTGTGTACTGCGTATCCCTCAAGAA AGAGTATGAGAATCTAAAAGAGGCACGGAAGGCTTCAGGAGAGCTAACTGACAAGCTGAAGAAGGacttgttttcttccagaaacaaG TTGCAGACAGTCTGCTCTGAACTGGACCAGGCCAAGTTGGAGCTAAAGTCGGCCCAGAAGGACTTACAGAGTGCTGACAAGGAAATTGTG AGCCTGAAAAAAAAGCTAACGGTGCTGCAGGAAACCCTGAACCTGCCGCCAGTAGACAGTGAGACTGTCAACCGCCTGGTTTTTGAGAG TCCAGCTCCTGTGGAGATGCTGAACCTGAAGCTTCGCCGGCCAGCCTTCGGTGATGATATTGACCTCAACGCCACCTTTAATGTGGACACCCCCCCAGGCCAGCCTTCCAGCACCCAGCGTGGCCATGCCAAGAGGCTTTTCCCAGAGAAGTCACA TTCTCCTGTTCATGATGTTTTCAAGAAGATCCCCAAAGGCTCTAAGAAG GAGTCCCAGCTCTCACTGGGTGGCCAGCGCTGTCTGGGAGAGCCTGATGAGGAGCTGGCTGGTGCCTTTCCTGTCTTCATCCGGAATGCTGTCCTGGGCCAGAAACAGCCCAAGAGGGCCAGGGCGGAGCCCTGTCGCAGCACAGATGCA GTAAGGACAGGCTTTGATGGGCTTGGAGGCCGGACAAAATTCATCCAGCCT ACTGACACTACTCTGATCCGCCCATTGCCCATTAAGCCCAAGCCCAAGGCCAGGGCTAAGCAGAGAGTGGGCACCAAGACAGTACTCTCTCCCTTCCAGGCCAAGTTGGACACCTTCCTGTGGCAGTGA
- the CAMKV gene encoding caM kinase-like vesicle-associated protein — translation MPFGCVTLGDKKNYNQPSEVTDRYDLGQVIKTEEFCEIFRAKDKTTGKLHTCKKFQKRDGRKVRKAAKNEIGILKMVKHPNILQLVDVFVTRKEYFIFLELATGREVFDWILDQGYYSERDTSNVVRQVLEAVAYLHSLKIVHRNLKLENLVYYNRLKNSKIVISDFHLAKLENGLIKEPCGTPEYLAPEVVGRQRYGRPVDCWAIGVIMYILLSGNPPFYEEVEEDDYENHDKNLFRKILAGDYEFDSPYWDDISQAAKDLVTRLMEVEQDQRITAEEAISHEWISGNAASDKNIKDGVCAQIEKNFARAKWKKAVRVTTLMKRLRAPEQSSTAAAQSAPATDTATPGAAGGATAASGAAPALGGSATPATVGDAAKSDNIAPADRSATPATDGSTTPATDGSVTPATDGSITPATDGSVTPATDRSVTPATDGRATPAMEESTTQSSATPATKAAATPGPALAQPDSTAPGGATGQAPPSSKGEEAAGSAQESRREEAS, via the exons aTGCCGTTTGGGTGTGTGACTCTCGGCGACAAGAAGAACTATAACCAGCCGTCGGAGGTGACCGACAGATATGACTTGGGACAGGTCATCAAGAC TGAGGAGTTCTGTGAGATCTTCCGGGCCAAGGACAAGACGACAGGCAAGCTACACACCTGCAAGAAATTCCAGAAGCGGGACGGCCGCAAGGTGCGGAAGGCAGCCAAGAACGAGATAGGCATCCTCAAGAT GGTGAAGCATCCCAACATCTTGCAACTGGTGGATGTGTTTGTGACCCGCAAGGAGTACTTTATCTTCTTGGAGCT GGCCACGGGGAGGGAGGTGTTTGACTGGATCCTGGACCAGGGCTACTACTCGGAGCGAGACACAAGCAACGTGGTGCGGCAGGTCCTGGAGGCAGTGGCCTACCTGCACTCACTCAAGATCGTGCACAGGAACCTCAAG CTGGAGAACCTGGTTTACTACAATCGGCTGAAGAACTCAAAGATCGTCATCAGCGACTTTCACCTGGCTAAGCTAGAGAATGGCCTGATCAAGGAGCCCTGTGGGACCCCCGAGTACCTGG CCCCGGAGGTGGTAGGCCGGCAGCGATATGGACGCCCTGTGGACTGCTGGGCCATTGGAGTCATCATGTACATCCT GCTTTCAGGGAACCCACCTTTCTacgaggaggtggaggaagatgACTATGAGAACCATGATAAGAATCTCTTCCGCAAGATCCTGGCTGGCGACTATGAGTTTGACTCTCCATACTGGGATGACATTTCTCAGGCTG CCAAAGACCTGGTCACAAGGCTGATGGAGGTGGAGCAAGACCAGCGGATCACTGCGGAAGAAGCCATCTCCCATGAGTG GATTTCTGGCAATGCTGCTTCTGATAAAAACATCAAGGACGGTGTCTGTGCCCAGATTGAAAAGAACTTTGCCAGGGCTAAGTGGAAG AAGGCTGTCCGAGTGACCACCCTCATGAAACGGCTCAGGGCACCGGAGCAGTCCAGCACAGCTGCAGCCCAGTCTGCCCCAGCCACAGACACTGCCActcctggggctgcaggtggggccACTGCTGCAAGTGGAGCTGCCCCAGCTCTTGGGGGCAGTGCCACCCCAGCCACAGTGGGTGATGCTGCAAAGAGTGATAATATAGCCCCCGCAGACCGTAGTGCCACCCCAGCCACAGATGGCAGTACCACCCCAGCCACTGATGGGAGTGTCACCCCAGCCACTGATGGGAGCATCACTCCAGCCACTGATGGGAGTGTCACCCCAGCCACTGACAGAAGTGTTACTCCAGCTACTGATGGGAGAGCCACACCAGCCATGGAAGAGAGCACCACCCAAAGCAGTGCCACACCGGCCACCAAAGCTGCTGCCACCCCTGGGCCGGCTTTAGCCCAGCCGGACAGCACAGCCCCAGGGGGCGCAACAGGCCAGGCTCCACCCTCTAGTAAAGGGGAAGAGGCTGCTGGCTCTGCCCAGGAGTCTCGGAGGGAGGAGGCCAGCTGA